A stretch of DNA from Mycolicibacterium celeriflavum:
CGGATACGACCGCGCGACACCGCCTTTGGGTGTGACCGCCAGCGCGTCCTTGTAGTTGATGCCCGAGTACTCGACCGAGACCGTCACGTCCCCCTCGGGCAGGTACGTATCGTCGACGATTTCGTGACCGAGGGTGATTTCTCCCTCGGCGTCCTGATGTGCGACCAAGGCGTTGACTGCGCTCATGGGCCTCATTGTTCACTACATGCGAAAGTCCCCGGCCACCCCTCGAGTCAGGGTGTCCGGGGACCTTGCGACGTGCCTACGAGCCCAGGTACGAGATCAGGTCAGGCTTCATCTCCTGCAACTGCGCGCCCCAGTACTCCCAGCTGTGCGTGCCGTACGGCGGGAAGTTGAACACTCCGTTGTTGCCGCCCGCGGCGATGTAGTTGTCCCGGAACGTGATGTTCGTGCGGATCGTCAGGCCCTCGAGGAACTCGGCTGGCAGGTTCGCGCCACCGAGTTCGTTCGGCGTGCCGTTGCCGCAGTACACCCAGAGGCGGGTGTTGTTGGCGACGAGCTGCGGAATCTGCACCATCGGGTCGTTGCGCTTCCACGCGCTGTTCGGGTCTTCGGTCGGTCCCCACATGTCGTTGGCCTTGAAACCGCCCGCGTCGCCCATCGCCATGTTGATCAGGAACGGCCACTGGCCCTCAGACGGGTTGAGGAACGCCGACAGCGCCCCGGCGTAGATGAACTGGTCGGGGTGATACACCGACAGGATCATCGCGGAGTTGCCCGACATCGACAGGCCGACCGCGGCGTTGCCGGAGGTGGACACGCCCCTGTTGGCCGACAGCCACTGCGGCAGCTCACTGGTCAGGAACGTTTCCCACTTGTAGGTCTGGCAACCGGCCTTGCCGCAGGCAGGCGCGTACCAGTCGGAGTAGAAGCTGGACTGGCCGCCCACCGGCAGAACCAGCGACAGCGGTGTCTCGTAGAACCATTCGAACGCCTGGGTTTCCAGGTCCCAGCCGTTGAAGTCCTCACGGGCACGCAGGCCGTCGAGCAGGTACACCGCCTTGGAGCCGGTGCCCTTCTGGAACTGCACCTTGATGTCGCGGCCCATCGACGGCGACGGCACCATCAGGTACTCGACCGGCAGGCCGGGCCGGGAGAACGCGCCAGCGGTCGCTGACTGGCCGGTCAGGCTCACCACGCCGGGCAGCAGGGCCGCCGCGAAGGCAGCCACCGCGAAGCGCCGCGCCCATGGGCCACGAATCTTGTCAATCAAGCTCATTCTGCAAGTCCATCCATTTTCCGGTTGCCGCATACGAGGCGTTTCCGTTCGCGATCAAGCGATCGCCATCGACACCGCAGCTACTTTTTCACTGCGCTGTCATGCCCGCTCGACCGACCCCGGGGCCGTCGAACGGACCGAGAACATTTCAGTTGTCGCGTGTGCAGTAAAACATGATGATCAGCACATAAGAAACCCAGGGCGGTGTGGCGCGCCGCTTTGTGGGGTCGATCCGCTATTGACGCAGCCGTCGGCCACGCGTCCGTTTCGAGGTTCGGCGGGCCCGTCAGGTGCCCGTAGGCTGCCGATCATGGCAACGGCCCGCACGCCGCGACTGTCGGTCGAGGACTGGATCCAAGCCGGCTATGCGATCCTCGCCGAAGAAGGGATCAAGGCGCTCAAGTTGGATTCGCTGTGCTCCCGCGTCGGGGCCACCAAAGGCAGCTTTTACTGGCACTTCACCGACATGGCCGGCTACCGGGCCGCGCTGATCCAGGCCTGGGGCGAGTTGCGCGACGACGATCGCCGGCATTTCGCCACGCTGACCGACCTGCCGCCGCGCCAGCGGCTGTCGCAAATGATGTCGGCCTTGGTCGACGCCAGGCACTGGACGCTCGAACGCGCGATGCGGGAGTGGGCCCGAACCGACGCCGCGGTGGCCGCAGGCGTGCGCGCGTCGGATGCGCGGGTGCTCGAAGCCGTGCGACAGGCGTTCGTCGATCACGGGTTCGACGACGAGGAGGCCGACTTGCGCGCCAACGCGACATTCGCGGCGGGTATCGGCTTCCTTCACCTCTCCGGTTCGACGGTGAGCGCGAAAATCGCGGCGCGCCGGGAACGGTTCCTCGACATCATGCTCACCGGCTGACCCGCTACCATACAAAAAAGTATGGTAGCGTCCGGCGCATGACCGCCGCCTCGGCCACCTCTCTCATCGACGCCGAATTCGTCGGCCGGCTCGCCGAGCGGGCGCCGGAAGCCGAACGACTGCGCATGCTGCCGTCGGCGACGGTCGACGAACTCGTCGCCTCAGGCCTGACCGACCTGCTGGTGCCCGCGCGGTACGGCGGCAGGCAGGCGCCGCTTCCGGCGATCCTCGATCCGGTCCGTCAGATGGCGCACGGCTGTGCGTCCAGCGCGTGGACCATCGGCTTCTACATCCTGCACAACTGGATGCTGGCGCTGTTCGACGAGCGGGCCCAGGAGGAGGCCTTCGCGACCCGTCCCTTCCTCGCGCCCGCTCCCCTGGCGCCGACGGGCCGCGGGGTGCCCGTCGACGCCGGAATCAGGCTCACTGGCCGGTGGTCGTGGGCCACCGGCGTGATGCACGGCAACTGGATCATCGTCGGCGCACTGTGCGGCCCCGAGAACGACCTTGGGGCGATCTACCCTGCGCTCGCGCTGCTGCCGATCAAGGACGCCGTCATCGACGACGTCTGGCACACCGACGGCATGCGGGCAACCGGTTCGAACGATGTGGTGATCACCGACGCCTTCGTCCCCGAGCACCGGCTGGTGCGGGTCGCCGACATCTACACCGGCACCGCACCCGGCGCTGCCCTGCACGACGCCGACACGTACCGCTGGCCGATGGTGCCCGCGCTGGCGCTGCTGGCGGCCATGCCGGCGTTGGGCAGCGCCGAACGCGTCGCGCAGATCTACACCGAACGCCTGTCGGAGCGCATCCTGGCGTACGAGGGCGTCACGCAGAAGGACAAACCGATCGCCCAGGCCCGCCTCGGCGAGGCCGAGGTGCGGCTGCGGGCACTGCGCGGCTTGCTGGCCGACACGGTCGGCGAGCTGGAAACCATTGTCGCGGCGGGTGATTCGGTACCGCGTCCGGTGCGCGGTGCGGCACGGATGGCGGCGGCATACATCGTGCACGAGTCACGCGAGGTCATCGGACTGTTGCTCGAGGCGTCGGGGGCCAGCGCCCACTTCGTCGACAACCCGCTTCAGCGAATCAAGCGCGACGTCGACGTGTTGGCCGGCCACGTCGTCTTCGACTACGACACCAGCCGGGAACTCGCCGGAGCATTGCGATTGGGTATGAAGGTGTCACGGACCGCGATGGTGTGACCGAAGGGGGAATCATGGCCGAAGATCTACGCGACCGGATCACCAAACTGTTCCAGAAGAACGTCGCGAACCGGTTCACGAAAATGATGCCGTTCCAGACGCTGCTCGAAACGACGGGACGCAAGTCGGGCGAACCGCGTCGCACGCCACTGGGCGGGCGCCGCGTCGGCAACGAGTTCTGGTTCGTCTCCGAATTCGGCGACAGTTCCCAGTACATCAAGAACATCAAGGCCGACCCGGCCGTCCGGGTCAGGTTGAACGGCAAGTGGCACAAGGGCGTTGCCCACCTGGTTCCGGATGACGATCCGCAAGCGCGGCTGCGCTCGCTGCCGCAGTTCAACAGCTTCGGCGTGCGCACCTTCGGCACGAATCTGATGACCGTTCGCGTCGATCTCGAGGATTGACTCCGAGCTATAAGTAAAACTAAACTCAGTTTTAGTTTCGGGCGCGATTGGCCCCCGCCGTAGCCGTCGATGGAGCGAACCATGGAATCGTTTGTTCACCTGCGCAAGGGCCGCACGCCCAAGCGCCTGCACGCCGACCTCGACGGCCTGAAAGACGACGAACTGGGCCGCGGCGGGTTCGTCGGTCGCACCGCGAACATCTACCGCCGCCACGACCCGACGGCGTACCGCGCGTCGGGTCCGCTGCGCCCGGTCGACGTGATGACCAGCGAGCTGAAACCGACCGACGCCACCGAGGCCGCCGGCACGCCGCTGCTGCTCTTCAGCAATTCGGACTGCCGGATCTCGCTGAGTCGGCGCAGCGAGCAGATGCCGTTCTTCGTCCGCCACGTCGACGGTGACCTGCTGTCGTTCGTGCACCGGGGTACGGGCCTGCTCGAGACGGAGTTCGGACCGTTGCGCTACCGCGAGGGCGACTGGGTGTACCTGCCGAAGGCGACGACGTGGCGGCAGATCCCCGACAGCGAGACCACCCTGCTGATGATCGAGGCGACCGACGAGTTCCGGGTGCCGCCGCCCGGACCGCTCGGCAGGCATTTTCCATTCGATCCCGCGCAGGTCACCGTTCCGGAACCGGCGCCGATCGACACCGGCGACGGCCCGCAGCACGAAGGCGAGTACGAGGTCCGTCTGGTGCATGAGGGC
This window harbors:
- a CDS encoding esterase family protein; this translates as MSLIDKIRGPWARRFAVAAFAAALLPGVVSLTGQSATAGAFSRPGLPVEYLMVPSPSMGRDIKVQFQKGTGSKAVYLLDGLRAREDFNGWDLETQAFEWFYETPLSLVLPVGGQSSFYSDWYAPACGKAGCQTYKWETFLTSELPQWLSANRGVSTSGNAAVGLSMSGNSAMILSVYHPDQFIYAGALSAFLNPSEGQWPFLINMAMGDAGGFKANDMWGPTEDPNSAWKRNDPMVQIPQLVANNTRLWVYCGNGTPNELGGANLPAEFLEGLTIRTNITFRDNYIAAGGNNGVFNFPPYGTHSWEYWGAQLQEMKPDLISYLGS
- a CDS encoding TetR/AcrR family transcriptional regulator, with the translated sequence MATARTPRLSVEDWIQAGYAILAEEGIKALKLDSLCSRVGATKGSFYWHFTDMAGYRAALIQAWGELRDDDRRHFATLTDLPPRQRLSQMMSALVDARHWTLERAMREWARTDAAVAAGVRASDARVLEAVRQAFVDHGFDDEEADLRANATFAAGIGFLHLSGSTVSAKIAARRERFLDIMLTG
- a CDS encoding acyl-CoA dehydrogenase family protein, yielding MTAASATSLIDAEFVGRLAERAPEAERLRMLPSATVDELVASGLTDLLVPARYGGRQAPLPAILDPVRQMAHGCASSAWTIGFYILHNWMLALFDERAQEEAFATRPFLAPAPLAPTGRGVPVDAGIRLTGRWSWATGVMHGNWIIVGALCGPENDLGAIYPALALLPIKDAVIDDVWHTDGMRATGSNDVVITDAFVPEHRLVRVADIYTGTAPGAALHDADTYRWPMVPALALLAAMPALGSAERVAQIYTERLSERILAYEGVTQKDKPIAQARLGEAEVRLRALRGLLADTVGELETIVAAGDSVPRPVRGAARMAAAYIVHESREVIGLLLEASGASAHFVDNPLQRIKRDVDVLAGHVVFDYDTSRELAGALRLGMKVSRTAMV
- a CDS encoding nitroreductase/quinone reductase family protein, which codes for MAEDLRDRITKLFQKNVANRFTKMMPFQTLLETTGRKSGEPRRTPLGGRRVGNEFWFVSEFGDSSQYIKNIKADPAVRVRLNGKWHKGVAHLVPDDDPQARLRSLPQFNSFGVRTFGTNLMTVRVDLED
- a CDS encoding homogentisate 1,2-dioxygenase; translation: MESFVHLRKGRTPKRLHADLDGLKDDELGRGGFVGRTANIYRRHDPTAYRASGPLRPVDVMTSELKPTDATEAAGTPLLLFSNSDCRISLSRRSEQMPFFVRHVDGDLLSFVHRGTGLLETEFGPLRYREGDWVYLPKATTWRQIPDSETTLLMIEATDEFRVPPPGPLGRHFPFDPAQVTVPEPAPIDTGDGPQHEGEYEVRLVHEGGPTSLFYQHNPMDVEGWRGDNFPFTFNIDDYNVIASESVHLPPTVHLFMQATGVAVMNFLPRPAETMPGTERPPWYHRNVDYDEVSFFHGGDLFGIPMPPGLVSHAPQGVHHGAPEKARERARRKFDEQDRVGWYVISIDTTRRLTPSAEVLANDLGQH